The nucleotide sequence GCTGCAAGCCAAGGCTGACCTGGCGAGTTCGCGCGCGAACTCGGCGAATGCGCGGGCGAACCTGGTGAAGGCGCAAGCGACTGCGGCCCAGGCTCAGGCCGATTACGAGCGCAACCAGGGGTTGGCGAAGGAAGGCATCATCAGTGCGCAGCAGCTCGACCTCGCCAAGGCGAACGCGGAGAGCGCGATCGCCGGGGTCGATGCCGCCAAGGCGCAGGTGGCTCAGGCGTCGGCGGACCAGCAGCAGAAAGCCGCCACGGTGTCGGTGGCGCAAACCAATGTCGACCACGCCATCATCCGATCGCCGATCGACGGCACGGTGGTGGCCCGCAACGTGGATGTGGGACAGACCGTCGCCGCGTCCTTGCAGGCACCGACGCTGTTTACCATCGCGCAGGACCTGACCAAGATGCAAGTCTACGTCAGCACCGATGAGAGCGACGTGGGCAACATCAAGCCCGGCCAGCTCGTCACCTTCAAGGTGGACGCGTTCCCCAAGGACACGTTCAAGGGACGTGTTTCCCAGGTGCGGCTGAACGCGACCACGGTGCAGAATGTCGTGACCTACACGACGGTCGTCGAATTCGACAACCCTGATGTGAAGCTATTTCCCGGCATGACGGCGTACGTCAGCGTGCCCGTCGCGGACGCCACCGCTGTGGTGAAGGTCCCGAATGGCGCGCTGCGCTTCACGCCCGACCTCACGCCGGACCAAATCAGCGCGGCGTACGCAGGGGCGGGCATTAACGCACCCGTGCAAGCGAAAAGCAAGAATGGCGCCGGAGCCCAGCAGAAGAATGCGTCTTCCGGCACGGCGATCCTGTGGAAGCTCGGGGCGGACAAGAAACCCGAGCCGGTGCAGGTCGCGGTCGGCATCACCGACCACACCTCTACCGAGATCACGCGAGTGGTTCACGGATCACTGCAGCCGGGGGACGAAGTCATCATCGCTGCGGCCAATGCGAACCAGCAGCAGAAATCGAGCGCACCGGGGTCCCCGATGGGCGGCCGCGGCTTGGGAGGTCGGTAATGGCTACCATCGTTCAGATCGATCGTGAGCTGGCGATCCCGGCCGCGGAGCGAGAGCAACTGATCCAGGTTGAGGACGTGCACAAGTACTACGACCTGGGCGAGACCAAGGTCCACGCCCTGCGAGGGGTGAGCCTCGACATCCGGCCGGGCGAGTTCGTGGCCATCATGGGCGCGAGCGGCAGCGGCAAGTCCACGTTCATGAATCTGCTGGGCTGCTTGGACAAGCCGACCAGCGGGCTCTACGTGCTTGAAGGCACGGACGTGTCGCAGCTCGACAAGAACGCGTTGGCCGCGATCCGCAACCGGAAGATTGGTTTCGTCTTCCAGGGATTCAATCTGCTGGCGCGCACCACGGCGCTGGAGAATGTGGAACTTCCCACGCTGTACGCGAAGGGGGACAAGGCCGAGCGCTTGCGCCGGGCCACCGAGGCGCTGAGCATCGTCGGGCTGGGCGACCGCGTCGGGCACTTCCCATCGCAGCTCTCCGGCGGACAGCAGCAGCGCGTGGCCATCGCGCGCGCCCTTGTGAACCAGCCGTCGATCTTGCTGGCCGACGAGCCCACCGGGAACCTGGACAGCCGCACGTCGGTGGAGATCATGCAGATCTTCCAGGACCTGAACGAGCGCGGGCTGACCGTTGTGCTGGTGACGCACGAGTCCGACATCGCCAACTACGCCAAGCGGATCGTGGTGTTCCGCGACGGTAAGATCCGGCGCGATGCGGAGGTAGAGCATCGCTCGCGCGCCATGGACGTGCTCAAAACCATGCCGCTGGTGGATGACGAGGAGGCGTTATGAATTTCACTTCGATCCTGAAGATCGCGATCCGCGCCCTGACGCGCAACAAGATGCGCTCGGCGCTGACCATGCTGGGCATCATCATCGGCGTCGGCGCGGTGATCGCTACGGTCGGCGTCGGCCAAGGCGCGCGCCAGAAGGTGCAGGACCAGATCGCCTCCATGGGCACGAACATGCTTTACATCAGTTCGGGCAGCGTGAATCGTGGCGGGCTGCGCATCGGCATCGGCGCGACCAAGACGCTCACTAACGACGACGTAAAGGCGATCGTCCAGCAGGTCCCAGCCGTGGCCGCGGCCGCGCCCGGCGCCACTGCCAGCCAGCAGATCATCGCCGACAACCAGAACTGGAATACGCGAGTGACCGGCACCGAACCTCAGTACTTCGATATTCGCGACTGGCCGGTCGCGAGTGGCACGTCGTTCACGCTGGACGATGTGACCCGTGCGGCGGACGTGGTGGTGCTCGGCCAGACCGTGCAGCGGAATCTTTTTGGGTCGAGCGATCCAGTCGGGCAGACCGTCCGCATCGGCAACCTGCCGTTCCGTGTGGTCGGTGTGCTGTCGCCGAAAGGATCTTCCGGCATGGGTCAGGACCAGGACGACGGCGTGTTCATCCCGATCACAACCCTGCAGAAGAAAATCACGGGGCAGGACTGGCTGCAGTTTGTGATGGTATCGGCGGTGTCGCAACCCGCGACATATGCGGCGCAAACCCAGATCGCGGCTTTGCTGCGCGACCGGCACCACATCCGCGCCGGGCAGGACGACGACTTCAGCATCCGCAATCTCGCCGACGTCGCGCAACTGGCGGACGATTCGTCCAAGGTGATGACGCTGCTTCTGGCGTCGATCGCCGGAGTATCGCTGATCGTCGGTGGCATCGGCATCATGAACATCATGCTGGTCTCGGTCACCGAGCGGACGCGCGAGATCGGCATCCGCATGGCCATCGGTGCCACCGAATCCGACGTGCAGCGCCAGTTCCTGACCGAGTCGGTGGTGCTGAGCATCGCCGGCGGGACGGTCGGGATCCTGTTCGGCGTGGTCGCGTCGCTGACCGTCACCAAAGTCCTGGGCTGGCCGGTGCTGCTGTCCATGACGGCGGTGGTGGCCGCGGTGATGTTCTCGATGGCGATCGGCGTGTTCTTCGGGTTCTATCCGGCGCGGAAAGCGGCGCAACTCGATCCTATCGAAGCGCTGCGCTTCGAGTGAGCGGCTACTGAGTGGGGGTAGATGCCTGCGGGGCGGCCTGGCCGCCCTGCTGTGCTGTGGTGTTCGGTGCGGGTGCCTTCTGGACCGAGTCAACGGATGGCATCTGCGAGACATACTGCCCGCCGTCCAGCGCCTTGATCAGCAGCACGCTGGCGGTCATGCGCCGGCGCGGAATGTCCTCGGCCACGCGCGATCCGCCTTGCCCGGAAAATGAATCCGGCGCATCGAAATTCTCGATTGTACTTTTCCCTCCATTTCAGACTTAACTGGTTCGTTACAGGTGCCCAACCGCGAGGCCCCACGAGCCCACAACCGTGTCACGGAGTTTGTCCGCGCTCCCGGTGCGGAGCCCGGTGCTGTGTTTTCGTAGTAGCCGACGGAGAACGATTGGAATGACCGGATCCGAACATCGCTATGGACTTCCCCCGGCGCAGGGGCTCTATGACCCCAGCCGGGAGCATGACGCCTGCGGTGTCGGGTTGGTCGCCAATATCCGCGGCCAGCGGAGCCACGACGTGGTGCGAAAGGGCATCGAGGTGCTCATCAACCTGACGCACCGCGGCGCCACCGGCTGCGATCCGGAGACCGGCGACGGCGCTGGGATCCTGCTCCAGGTCCCTCATCGCTTCTTCCAGCGCGAGTGCACGAAGCTCGGCTTCACGCTGCCCGAGCCCGGGGCGTATGGCGTGGGCATGGTGTTCCTGCCGGTGGACAAGCAGGAGCGCCTCTGTTGCGAGGGCATGCTGGAGCGCATCGCGCGCGAAGAAGGCATGACTGTCCTTGGCTGGCGCGACACGCCCGTAGACGCGACTGTGATCGGGCGGATCGCACGCCGCTCCCAGCCCTATATCCAGCAGATCTTCCTCCGCAGCCGGCCGGAATGGACCGAGGACCAGTTGGAGCGCAAGCTCTACGTGGTCCGCAAGCGCGCGGAAGCGGAAATCGCCGGCTCCGATCTGGAGCACAAGGGGATGTTCTACCTTCCCTCGCTTTCGGCCCGGACCATCGTGTACAAGGGGC is from Terriglobia bacterium and encodes:
- a CDS encoding efflux RND transporter periplasmic adaptor subunit, with product MGKDWLIVLALAVTVAVVGAFSYSPKSSAQYFTQTAQRGDIHDMVEATGTINAVTTVQVGSQVSGTIQRLFADFNSHVKQGQVIAQIDPSLFQGALLQAKADLASSRANSANARANLVKAQATAAQAQADYERNQGLAKEGIISAQQLDLAKANAESAIAGVDAAKAQVAQASADQQQKAATVSVAQTNVDHAIIRSPIDGTVVARNVDVGQTVAASLQAPTLFTIAQDLTKMQVYVSTDESDVGNIKPGQLVTFKVDAFPKDTFKGRVSQVRLNATTVQNVVTYTTVVEFDNPDVKLFPGMTAYVSVPVADATAVVKVPNGALRFTPDLTPDQISAAYAGAGINAPVQAKSKNGAGAQQKNASSGTAILWKLGADKKPEPVQVAVGITDHTSTEITRVVHGSLQPGDEVIIAAANANQQQKSSAPGSPMGGRGLGGR
- a CDS encoding ABC transporter ATP-binding protein, which encodes MIQVEDVHKYYDLGETKVHALRGVSLDIRPGEFVAIMGASGSGKSTFMNLLGCLDKPTSGLYVLEGTDVSQLDKNALAAIRNRKIGFVFQGFNLLARTTALENVELPTLYAKGDKAERLRRATEALSIVGLGDRVGHFPSQLSGGQQQRVAIARALVNQPSILLADEPTGNLDSRTSVEIMQIFQDLNERGLTVVLVTHESDIANYAKRIVVFRDGKIRRDAEVEHRSRAMDVLKTMPLVDDEEAL
- a CDS encoding ABC transporter permease; this encodes MNFTSILKIAIRALTRNKMRSALTMLGIIIGVGAVIATVGVGQGARQKVQDQIASMGTNMLYISSGSVNRGGLRIGIGATKTLTNDDVKAIVQQVPAVAAAAPGATASQQIIADNQNWNTRVTGTEPQYFDIRDWPVASGTSFTLDDVTRAADVVVLGQTVQRNLFGSSDPVGQTVRIGNLPFRVVGVLSPKGSSGMGQDQDDGVFIPITTLQKKITGQDWLQFVMVSAVSQPATYAAQTQIAALLRDRHHIRAGQDDDFSIRNLADVAQLADDSSKVMTLLLASIAGVSLIVGGIGIMNIMLVSVTERTREIGIRMAIGATESDVQRQFLTESVVLSIAGGTVGILFGVVASLTVTKVLGWPVLLSMTAVVAAVMFSMAIGVFFGFYPARKAAQLDPIEALRFE